A stretch of DNA from Trichocoleus sp. FACHB-46:
GGCGACCGCAGCAGCAAGACCTTCAAGTTGTTATGGGTGATTGTAAAGTGCTGGCACTGTTTCTTCTACGTCACCGATGGATGGAAGGTTTACTCTATGTTCATTGAGGAAAGCGACCAAATTGTCAGTAAGACTTATATGACTCGGGTGGAGGGAGAGAATACCCGACTGAGGCATTATTTAGCACGATTGCACCGGAAAACCTTGTGCTACTCCAAATCAGTTGAGATGTTGAAGTGTTCACTTCGGTTGCTGCTGCATTATTTGAAGTATCGGACAATTCCTCTCTCAGCTTAAATCATTACCTATTCAGCAACGCCACTAATTCAAACGGGCTTATGAGAGATTGTTCGTCTTCGCTCTGAGTCACGTGCCTTTCATCCTAATACTTACCCTGACAGGTATAGCGCGGAGCTTCCCGGCTAGCGGCTAAAGCTGCGACAGCACAGCAATTCTTCAGGGTCTAGTGATTGAATTCTTTAGCTGCCCAAGTTAGACTCGCCTGGCAAAGCACGTCATGGCAAACAGGCGATAGAACAGGTTCTAGAACTATGGGAACGTTTGTGGATAGACGTCGTACTACTCTCCCTCACTTCCACAGATCTAGAACACTATCCTTTAGCGGGAGGTTTAGGAGCGCGATCGCTTTCCACCTTCTCTAATCCATCTAGAAGCAGCCGCCTCAGCTTTTGCGCTAGAGACAGCTCGGTCCACAGCGGATTATCCGAGTACGCCTCGTCAATTCGCTCTCTAAGTCCTTCAATGTCTACTGTTACTCGATCTGCCACAATACTGGTTAGCTTAAATTTGTTACCCACAGCTTAGCCTACTGGTTGTACCTCAACTTCATGTTCATTAATGTGATGCAGTTTGCATTGGATTACTGTATGCTGTATTCATGAGAACAGTCACGGCCTCTCGGCTCAGCTTCTAGCTAGAGGTATCTTAATGACGCTAGCTCTGAGGCCAAGGCAATGAAGCTAGCTGCACTCAAGCAACAGGCCTACGAAGTACGGAAACGTCTTAGCCTCCTCAATGGGGCAGTTGTACAACCCTAGAACTTCGAAGCTGGAATGAAGCCACAGTTTACCAACTTGAGCAAAAGTAGGCTTGGATAAAGGCCTTGCCAGGTTCACAGCCCACAGTTGCTACAATGCTCGCCTCGATGCCCATAGCCTCATTCTCTACAACTTCAATTTCACACCCAAGCGTCGGGATATAAGTACCGCCACCTCATTGTTGAGGAGTTTCTCGCTATCTCAAGGACGCTGAAGTGAATCAAACTCGGCTTAAAGCAGCTGTTCTCTCCCAGTATCACTTCATAAGAAGGGGAGGATGGCTGAGTCACGCCAGTCTCTAGAGGGCTCGTTTTTCTTTCCATTGAAATTAGAGGCGATCGCGGGGCAGATCAGGTAAACTACCATCATCGAAAATCACTAGCACAGGAGAGAGTGGACTCGATGCATTCTCAGTTTTTCTCGGTCGGGATCACAATTGAGGGGATGGCTATGTTCTAGGTCGTCCTAGAAGCCAAAAACCCCAACTGGTGGAACAGAAGGGGTTTTTGGCTGAATTGGTTGTTTTTAGGGATAGAGGGGACTCTAACTTGTATGCTTGTCCGGCGTCAGTTAGGTCGCCCACATCGTTATGCGCCTATATTAACTCGATTTGTCACGGAATTCAATTGGAATTTACATAAATTCCGCTTTGAAATTTCAGCAGCTTCAGCCTCAGTTGGGGTTGTTGTTTCTATAGCGCATAACTCTCTATCCCTTACTTAGTAAGGATTAGGGAGATTTATCGTGAATACTCAAGTTTTGCTGAGAACTCATCCTGGGGAAGCACCTCAGGATGAGTTCTCGGCTCATATCCAACCCCCGCATTGGCAAGAGTGGCTCAAGAGTGGGGTTAACCCCGAACTGATTGCCAGGAACGTCCGGAGTTTAAGTGGGGAAACTCCTTACGACTACCTTTGTTACTCCACTCAACTAGAGCGCACTAACTCTGGACGGCTCGTTACGCGGCTGATACGGCAGTACGCTCATGTCGAGTTTGGCGGTTGGTGGTGTAATGGCCTGGACCCTCTGGATGATTGGCAACCGATGCTCTGGGGTTGCTTCAAACCCAATCGTCCCCGCATCGACTTAGAGAAGTCTAAGGTCATTAAGTACGAGCATCCGCCAAAGCTACCGACTCGCGCTTTCTTCCTCAACCTGACTCCGCGCCTCTGGCTGGAAGTCGCAACTCGCTATGGAGTGGCTTCCACTGAGATGGGTGATGGGGAAGATGCTCAAGTCGTTGCATCTGAAACTTACTCAGGGTTTTGGCAGTGGGTGCTAAAACATCCCACCATTCCGATCATTCTGGTCGAAGGGGCTAAGAGAGCGGCTTGTTTACTCAGCAACGGTTATGTGGCGATCGCCCTGCCTGGCATCTTCAACGGTCGGCGCGTCCTACGCGATGAATCCGGTAAAGTCTGGGCTGAGTCCTTAATCCCAGAACTGGCTCTATTTGCCGTCCCCGGTC
This window harbors:
- a CDS encoding IS1 family transposase, giving the protein GDRSSKTFKLLWVIVKCWHCFFYVTDGWKVYSMFIEESDQIVSKTYMTRVEGENTRLRHYLARLHRKTLCYSKSVEMLKCSLRLLLHYLKYRTIPLSA